Proteins co-encoded in one Fusarium musae strain F31 chromosome 3, whole genome shotgun sequence genomic window:
- a CDS encoding hypothetical protein (EggNog:ENOG41) yields MEEIDNLRREIAKREVELADLRSQLAAAESQARESQEAWKWPLNNHEYERYSRQMIVPNFGLQGQLRLRNAKVLLVGAGGLGCPAAAYLAGSGIGTIGLVDGDEVEVSNLHRQVAHSTGRVGMSKVQSAITYLKDLNPTITYNAHNTHLTPQNAEDIVSGYDLVLDCTDHPTSRYLISDICVLLSKPLVSASAFQTSGQLIVLNNPPGKGPCYRCVFPTPPPPDSVVGCGEGGIVGPIVGTMGVLQALEAIKLISRGDLEIHGEAKTPMLLLFSGMSDTPFRSVRMRGRRKTCLACGDENRLTLSQLKNSMDYVQFCGVKQPVQLLQPDERVTAKEYDELSKSENKDMLLVDVREKEHFDLCNISGSVNIPISRFMSARGEATPEGWPGDLPHSTPIYVVCRVGNDSQIAAQKLKDLGLGNNGERFIGDILGGIKSWKDTVDPSVPFI; encoded by the exons ATGGAAGAAATCGATAATCTTCGAAGAGAAATCGCAAAGCGAGAAGTCGAACTCGCAGATCTACGCTCTCAACTCGCAGCCGCAGAGTCACAAGCACGTGAATCTCAAGAAGCGTGGAAATGGCCACTCAATAACCACGAGTATGAGAGGTACAGTAGACAGATGATTGTTCCCAACTTTGGACTCCAAG GCCAACTACGCTTGAGAAACGCCAAGGTTCTGCTTGTTGGAGCGGGAGGTCTGGGATGTCCTGCTGCTGCATACCTTGCTGGCTCAGGGATAGGGACGATCggtcttgttgatggcgatgaagttgaggttTCGAATTTACATCGTCAAGTTGCGCATTCGACGGGTCGTGTTGGTATGAGCAAGGTTCAGAGTGCGATTACATATCTCAAAGA TCTCAATCCTACGATAACTTATAATGCGCACAACACACATCTTACACCGCAGAACGCCGAGGACATTGTATCTGGCTATGATTTAGTCCTTGATTGTACTGATCACCCTACATCTCGCTATCTCATCTCAGATATCTGCGTTCTTCTCTCAAAGCCTCTTGTCTCAGCATCTGCATTCCAAACTTCAGGTCAACTGATCGTTCTAAACAATCCTCCTGGAAAGGGTCCCTGTTATCGCTGCGTATTCCCTACGCCCCCACCACCAGATAGCGTGGTTGGGTGTGGTGAGGGTGGAATCGTAGGACCTATCGTTGGTACAATGGGTGTCTTGCAGGCGTTGGAGGCCATTAAGTTGATTTCAAGAGGTGATCTCGAGATTCATGGAGAGGCCAAGACACCGATGCTTTTACTTTTCAGTGGCATGTCTGATACCCCTTTTCGATCTGTGAGGATGAGGGGCAGAAGGAAGACTTGTTTGGCTTGTGGTGATGAGAACAGACTGACTTTGAGTCAGTTGAAGAACTCAATGGACTATGTCCAGTTTTGTGGTGTCAAGCAGCCTGTTCAATTACTCCAGCCGGATGAGCGAGTCACAGCGAAGGAGTATGATGAGCTCTCCAAGTCAGAGAACAAGGATATGCTGCTCGTGGATGTCCGAGAGAAGGAACATTTTGATCTCTGCAATATTTCAGGTTCGGTCAACATCCCTATCAGTCGCTTCATGAGCGCTCGTGGCGAAGCTACACCAGAAGGATGGCCAGGCGATCTGCCTCATTCAACCCCCATATACGTCGTCTGCCGAGTCGGCAACGATTCGCAGATTGCCGCGCAGAAACTCAAGGACCTAGGATTAGGGAACAATGGAGAGAGATTCATCGGCGATATTCTTGGTGGCATCAAGTCATGGAAGGACACTGTTGATCCATCTGTACCTTTTATATAG
- a CDS encoding hypothetical protein (EggNog:ENOG41), protein MAPQPPGLKKPSARTLRHQRVTGQIHPQAPQKVFRDDAAVTDSFLSSKRDKRLIKHSSFVSRIQSARISKSTKRRRPSKKLAANLESLADALPELEEGAEVEQGKVRHKSLKSKKGALKRKERVVKGEMERFGVSMARLTQQDGVAAQKVEAEEKSAPAPTANRWAALRGYISSTMEQNPAFAEKN, encoded by the exons ATG GCTCCTCAACCCCCAGGTCTCAAAAAGCCATCCGCGCGCACCCTCCGCCACCAGCGAGTAACAGGCCAAATCCACCCGCAAGCCCCCCAAAAAGTCTTCCGCGACGACGCCGCAGTAACAGACTCCTTCCTCTCCAGCAAGCGCGACAAGCGCCTCATCAAGCACTCCTCCTTCGTATCACGCATCCAATCAGCCCGTATCTCCAAATCCACGAAGCGACGACGACCGTCGAAGAAACTAGCTGCGAATCTAGAGAGTCTAGCTGATGCGCTGCCGGAGTTGGAGGAGGGCGCGGAGGTTGAGCAGGGGAAGGTTAGGCacaagagcttgaagagtAAGAAGGGTgcgttgaagaggaaggagaGGGTTGTTAAGGGCGAGATGGAGAGGTTTGGGGTTAGTATGGCGAGGTTGACGCAGCAGGATGGCGTGGCTGCGCAGAAGGTTGAAGCGGAGGAGAAGAGTGCGCCGGCGCCGACTGCGAATCGGTGGGCGGCGCTGAGGGGGTATATCTCTTCGACGATGGAGCAGAATCCTGCTtttgctgagaagaactAA
- a CDS encoding hypothetical protein (EggNog:ENOG41~MEROPS:MER0064210) yields the protein MPFRQRMARHFGDSLAPEKPYLSYYDVLLTAEDIKALKHDWLTDNNIAFWEEYLERETLPKYPQARIVLLRPSMTFLLMKEPDLRSVQSALPDFSKVTHIFLPINDNRNVSVAEGGSHWSLLLVSTLDGVAFHYDSLGGANYSEANVATRKLANILGRPLRFINLEDCPQQENGSDCGVFVCLLMRHLLVKRLLCANAREKVSMSMGGKMVDSYGGRKEMMRIIENLRKEGERRRS from the exons ATGCCGTTTCGTCAGAGGATGGCTCGCCACTTTGGCGATTCG CTTGCCCCCGAGAAACCCTACCTCAGCTACTATGATGTCCTCTTGACAGCTGAGGATATCAAGGCGCTCAAGCACGACTGGTTAACAGATAACAATATTGCTTTCTGGGAAGAATATCTGGAGCGCGAAACACTTCCCAAGTATCCTCAAGCTCGTATCGTTTTGCTCCGTCCTAGCATGACATTCTTACTCATGAAAGAGCCCGACCTCCGATCAGTCCAGTCCGCCCTTCCCGATTTCTCAAAAGTCACCCATATCTTCTTACCCATCAACGACAATCGTAATGTGAGCGTCGCCGAGGGTGGTAGCCATTGgtcgcttctcctcgtctCGACACTCGATGGTGTCGCCTTCCACTACGACTCCCTTGGTGGTGCCAACTACTCCGAGGCCAACGTTGCGACTCGCAAGCTTGCCAACATCCTCGGACGGCCTCTTCGGTTTATCAACCTCGAAGATTGCCCCCAGCAGGAAAACGGTAGCGACTGTGGTGTCTTTGTCTGCTTGTTGATGCGCCACCTCCTCGTCAAGCGCCTTCTCTGCGCTAATGCCCGCGAGAAGGTGTCGATGAGCATGGGTGGTAAGATGGTCGACAGTTATGGAGGCCGCAAAGAGATGATGCGAATTATCGAAAACCTCCGTAAGGAGGGCGAGCGCAGGCGATCGTGA
- a CDS encoding hypothetical protein (EggNog:ENOG41) codes for MPARRGGKSGPRSKPTRHSARIVALGQLDTTPNRHDQSPHAVQTQDPTPALPNQGANSEPPNSEIPSTNEFDDDLNDDDLRRLVEAEAVPSAQPPIDFSWSEIGSTRRSSPLREDEPSFLDNQDSLIDEFSSPKSGLGKLPNTQPLPSEPDQESKEPPFVDFSETASTVRRSSPYYSLAASQIGDDEPLNFVENNPSAPLPSTIQDSIQSLGLPPFPELEAMDHLPEDELYDVTPPKSTAELEAETSRKEEEAPEAAPESSQRTKKPSSSQNSKTKGRPGKTTKKNDALVRVLEEELESSEEDEGEEQASSTPEKPPEKPPKRKNGARKGKETPESKPAATATQDTRKSEQRPKEKKGRKQRAKTPIQFDEETQQIKEVTPRRVPEQQPRMPIVSSLRKSYAGSVSPMASAGKGTPGSKRKPAPKRKPPAKGTFQKEKASQKVPPATRKSDLKNVVPQAKPDTTEKGNERVVPATKAAAKPLPAITKRITRAHVKEEEAPVSQPPEVSEAQETKDETQGSTRDPIVLSSDPESSLFSDDDDAFVPIEDLHQKVKTRPERKAQSVMGELLVDPIVDVEPAGHTHREKAQPFTRPQTLPQNPEAPGPSRPQEEQISQQRTEMTVKRDPKQLVEEPLPSTKGNRAAQKGREVLSARDTNILVQQDTSRARTLKRPANTVDPIVDTSHPPRKISKTSRSFSISQAEYLSSLAAAEAIPDKTRVGLRPKPTTKVKTEPANLRPEPSSSDQDIHAQILASLQGQKEATAEVEQATEHDKVRGNRESPRQTRPAGLNAEIGEKLHGLVEMMLDHLQAKEASIYRGADAYRKNGLNCVDKIERRYMQERQALNETWKRDGDRFLRGTRAAKAAIDERGKIREKAMQQLNETATKRRHLFEQATTSLRALHGRLMQGNLADYAN; via the exons ATGCCGGCGCGAAGAGGTGGGAAGTCTGGTCCACGCTCAAAGCCTACGCGGCATTCAGCGAGGATTGTGGCCCTGGGACAACTCGACACTACCCCAAACCGTCACGATCAGTCTCCTCATGCAGTTCAGACTCAGGACCCAACACCGGCATTACCAAATCAGGGCGCAAATTCTGAGCCTCCAAACTCTGAGATCCCGTCGACAAACGAATTTGATGATGACCtcaacgatgatgatctGAGGCGGctggttgaagctgaagccgtTCCATCCGCTCAACCACCTATTGATTTCTCATGGTCTGAAATCGGTTCAACACGCCGAAGCTCGCCTCTACGGGAAGACGAGCCAAGCTTTTTAGACAACCAAGATTCTCTTATCGACGAATTTTCCAGTCCAAAGTCCGGTCTAGGCAAGCTTCCCAACACTCAGCCACTGCCATCTGAGCCTGATCAGGAAAGTAAAGAACCTCCTTTTGTTGACTTTTCTGAGACAGCTTCTACTGTGCGACGAAGTTCACCTTATTATTCCTTGGCTGCCTCTCagattggagatgatgagcctCTGAATTTCGTTGAAAACAATCCTTCGGCACCACTACCAAGCACCATACAAGATTCGATACAGTCTCTTGGATTACCACCTTTCCCTGAACTAGAAGCCATGGATCACTTGCCGGAAGATGAGTTATATGATGTCACGCCTCCCAAGTCGACggctgagcttgaagctgagacaTCGCgaaaagaggaggaagcaCCTGAAGCTGCCCCAGAAAGTTCACAGCGTACTAAGAAACCAAGTTCGTCACAGAACTCAAAGACAAAAGGAAGGCCGGGGAAGACCACAAAAAAGAACGATGCCCTTGTGAGAgtgttggaggaggagctggaatcatcagaagaagacgaaggagAGGAGCAAGCATCTTCAACCCCTGAAAAGCCACCAGAGAAGCCTCCAAAGCGGAAGAACGGCGCTCGCAAAGGCAAGGAAACGCCAGAAAGTAAGCCTGCCGCCACGGCCACTCAGGATACACGGAAAAGTGAGCAACGAcccaaggaaaagaaaggccGGAAACAACGAGCGAAGACTCCCATCCAGTTTGACGAAGAGACACAGCAAATAAAAGAGGTAACACCACGCAGGGTACCGGAACAGCAACCTCGCATGCCAATCGTCAGCAGTCTCAGAAAATCGTATGCTGGCTCTGTCTCTCCCATGGCAAGTGCAGGGAAAGGGACGCCCGGCTCAAAACGAAAGCCTGCACCGAAGCGCAAACCGCCTGCTAAAGGCACTTTCCAGAAGGAGAAAGCTTCCCAGAAAGTCCCTCCAGCTACACGAAAGTCAGATCTGAAGAACGTGGTGCCTCAAGCGAAACCTGATACGACTGAAAAAGGGAATGAACGTGTAGTTCCTGCTACAAAAGCAGCAGCTAAGCCTTTACCCGCGATTACCAAGAGAATAACCCGAGCCCATGTaaaagaggaggaggcgcCAGTGTCGCAGCCTCCAGAAGTCTCAGAGGCacaagaaacaaaagatgAGACCCAGGGGTCGACCCGGGACCCTATCGTGCTCTCTAGCGACCCTGAAAGCTCTTTATTctcggatgatgacgatgcctTTGTCCCAATTGAAGACTTACACCAAAAAGTGAAGACTCGACCAGAAAGGAAGGCCCAATCAGTAATGGGGGAGTTGCTTGTTGACCCGATTGTCGACGTGGAACCAGCGGGCCATACCCATCGTGAGAAAGCGCAACCTTTTACACGCCCACAGACCTTACCGCAGAATCCCGAGGCTCCTGGCCCTTCACgtcctcaagaagaacaaatcTCTCAGCAGAGGACAGAAATGACGGTTAAGCGGGACCCTAAGCAACTTGTTGAAGAACCTCTTCCAAGCACGAAGGGAAACCGTGCAGCTCAGAAGGGCCGAGAGGTTTTGTCCGCCCGCGATACTAATATTCTCGTTCAACAAGATACCTCACGGGCAAGGACCTTGAAAAGACCCGCTAATACAGTTGATCCCATCGTTGATACTTCTCACCCACCTCGCAAGATCAGCAAAACTTCAAGGAGCTTCAGTATCAGCCAGGCGG AGTACCTTTCTAGTCTGGCAGCTGCTGAGGCCATTCCTGACAAGACCAGAGTGGGATTGAGACCTAAACCGACAACGAAGGTCAAAACTGAGCCTGCTAATTTGCGCCCCGAGCCAAGTTCAAGTGATCAAGACATTCATGCTCAGATACTGGCGTCCCTGCAGGGACAAAAGGAGGCTACTGCCGAAGTGGAACAGGCCACGGAGCATGACAAAGTCCGCGGCAATAGAGAGTCTCCCAGACAGACACGGCCGGCAGGGCTGAATGCAGAGATAGGAGAGAAACTCCATGGACTAGTCGAG ATGATGTTGGATCATCTCCAGGCCAAGGAAGCGAGCATCTATCGTGGCGCTGATGCCTATCGGAAGAATGGCCTCAATTGCGTGGACAAGATTGAACGACGCTACATGCAAGAGAGGCAGGCGCTCAATGAAACGTGGAAGAGGGATGGTGATAGGTTCCTCCGGGGGACGCGGGCAGCCAAGGCAGCGATTGATGAGCGCGGAAAGATACGAGAGAAGGCGATGCAGCAACTAAATGAAACGGCAACAAAGCGCCGTCACTTGTTTGAACAAGCGACGACAAGTTTACGAGCGCTCCACGGGCGATTAATGCAGGGAAACCTTGCAGACTACGCAAATTGA
- a CDS encoding hypothetical protein (EggNog:ENOG41), with the protein MSSPMNARDAASKSSLSVVLRKFSVLAQRPEPKKYPPISSIPRTSAARLAQAAEDHIIDRDHPAPKTYLYLAYGSNLAAETFLGVRGIRPLSQVNVSVPTLELKFNLPGIPYREPCFANVDYRKLPEKPKLPPKVPVPPFEPPQPPHSEEIRWDEGLIGVVYEVTEEDYRTIIRTEGGGAGYKEIVVPCIPLPPKMSIPEKPFPDIPRPFLSRTLFAPQIPDKDLPDDPRKHKWWYRFLLGPQREPGYAQASARYLNLIKDGAQEHELPDGYQRYLHSLQPYTITTLRQRIGAFFFLFFTVFFFGTVILLSKFLADKRGRVPQWLAVTMTVMFTVAWMVYDNVFKPVFGNGERTEEKDERKSHGRKRSLSAMLNHFPSADEEKVELLGEYN; encoded by the coding sequence ATGTCAAGCCCAATGAACGCCCGCGATGCAGCCAGTAAATCTTCGCTCTCTGTCGTCCTGCGCAAGTTCAGTGTTCTTGCGCAGCGGCCCGAACCGAAGAAGTATCCGCCGATCTCTTCTATCCCTCGTACATCAGCTGCACGTCTAGCTCAAGCTGCTGAGGATCATATCATCGATCGAGACCATCCTGCGCCAAAGACGTATCTGTATCTCGCTTATGGATCTAACCTCGCCGCCGAGACATTTCTGGGCGTTCGTGGCATTAGACCTCTGTCTCAGGTGAACGTGTCGGTGCCGACGTTGGAGCTTAAGTTCAACCTTCCTGGAATTCCTTATCGCGAGCCATGCTTTGCGAACGTCGATTACAGAAAGCTTCCTGAGAAGCCAAAGCTGCCTCCCAAGGTGCCAGTTCCACCTTTTGAGCCTCCGCAGCCACCACACTCTGAGGAGATTAGATGGGATGAAGGTCTTATCGGTGTGGTCTACGAGGTGACAGAGGAGGATTACCGCACCATCATCCGCACTGAAGGTGGCGGGGCTGGTTACAAAGAGATTGTTGTGCCTTGCATACCATTGCCTCCCAAGATGTCCATTCCCGAGAAGCCATTTCCTGATATCCCTCGACCCTTTCTGTCAAGAACACTTTTTGCGCCACAGATTCCTGACAAGGACTTGCCTGATGACCCTCGCAAACACAAGTGGTGGTATCGCTTTCTACTCGGTCCTCAACGTGAACCTGGCTACGCACAAGCCAGTGCTCGatatctcaatctcatcaaagaCGGTGCCCAGGAACATGAACTCCCCGATGGGTATCAGCGTTACCTGCACTCACTACAGCCATACACGATAACGACGTTGAGACAGAGGATAGGAGCATTCTTTTTCCTGTTCTTCactgtctttttcttcggCACGGTCATTCTTCTGTCCAAGTTTCTGGCTGACAAGCGCGGCAGAGTGCCCCAGTGGTTGGCTGTCACCATGACTGTGATGTTCACTGTGGCCTGGATGGTTTACGATAATGTTTTCAAGCCTGTTTTTGGAAATGGTGAGAGGACTGAAGAGAAGGACGAGAGGAAATCGCACGGGCGGAAACGTTCTCTGTCGGCCATGCTTAATCACTTCCCATCggcagatgaggagaaggtgGAATTATTGGGCGAGTATAACTGA
- the GLD1_1 gene encoding mitochondrial glycerol dehydrogenase Gld1 (EggNog:ENOG41), whose product MASLGGHSKKHKVTIVGSGNWGSTIAKIVAENTRANKDLFEEDVQMWVYEEDVTITKDSKLYDETTGDKPQKLTEVINKHHENVKYLPGIPLPSNIIANPDIRDAVKDSTILVFNLPHQFIANVCKQVNGHILPYARGISCIKGVNVTDDGISLFSEWIGDGLGIYCGALSGANLAREIAEEKWSETTIAYDPPALDNSRAPTPRTGSPNPTIGELPEMQHKDVRGRTSKTKLTAMPADYPPLDQDCFRTLFHRPYFHVQMVSDVAGVSLSGALKNVVALAAGFVDGRGWGDNAKAAIMRVGLMEMVKFGKEFFGETVHTATFTESSAGVADLITSCSGGRNFRCAKKAVEKGISVQEVEKQDLNGQKIQGTTTAEEVNSFLKARGLESEYPLFTAVNAILNGQAKVDDIPHLVQDS is encoded by the exons ATGGCGAGCTTGGGTGGACATTCAAAGAAGCACAAGGTGACCATTGTGGGATCAGGTAACTG GGGCTCAACAATTGCCAAAATCGTCGCTGAAAACACACGCGCCAACAAAGATCTCTTCGAGGAAGATGTCCAGATGTGGGTCTACGAGGAGGACGTGACGATTACCAAGGACTCCAAATTATATGACGAAACCACCGGCGACAAGCCCCAGAAGCTCACAGAAGTCATCAACAAGCACCATGAGAACGTAAAGTACCTGCCCGGTATTCCTCTGCCCTCaaacatcatcgccaaccccGACATCCGCGACGCTGTCAAGGACTCcaccatcctcgtcttcaactTGCCCCATCAGTTCATCGCAAACGTCTGCAAGCAGGTCAATGGTCACATTCTTCCCTATGCGAGGGGAATCAGCTGTATCAAGGGTGTCAATGTCACTGATGACGGTATCAGCCTGTTCAGCGAGTGGATTGGCGATGGACTAGGCATTTACTGTGGTGCCCTCAGTGGTGCCAACTTGGCTCGTGAAATTGCTGAAGAGAAGTGGTCAGAGACTACTATTGCTTACGATCCTCCTGCTCTCGATAACAGCAGAGCTCCTACACCACGAACCGGTAGCCCCAACCCTACAATTGGCGAGCTCCCTGAGATGCAGCACAAGGATGTTCGAGGCCGAActtccaagaccaagctcaCCGCTATGCCAGCCGATTATCCTCCTCTGGATCAGGATTGCTTCCGAACTCTCTTCCACCGACCTTACTTCCACGTCCAGATGGTCTCCGATGTCGCGGGTGTATCTCTGAGCGGTGCCTTGAAGAACGTAGTTGCTCTCGCAGCTGGTTTCGTTGACGGTCGTGGTTGGGGTGATAACGCAAAGGCAGCCATCATGCGCGTCGGTCTCATGGAAATGGTCAAGTTCGGCAAGGAATTCTTCGGCGAGACCGTCCACACAGCTACCTTTACCGAATCCTCCGCCGGTGTCGCCGATCTCATCACATCCTGCTCCGGTGGTCGTAACTTCCGCTGTGCCAAGAAGGCGGTCGAGAAGGGAATCTCCGTgcaagaggttgagaagcaagATCTCAACGGACAGAAGATCCAGGGTACCACCACCGCAGAGGAGGTGAACAGCTTCCTCAAGGCTCGCGGTCTAGAGTCGGAGTATCCGCTGTTCACGGCGGTGAATGCCATTCTCAACGGACAGGCCAAGGTGGACGACATCCCCCATCTTGTGCAGGATTCTTGA
- a CDS encoding hypothetical protein (EggNog:ENOG41) yields MADVDSTVQQTSMDPNQNFGHYMNAADQSSRENGAAQKKNKNVKYRFLSPTEWAILARGVGGIKDIEDNKPVHPTSRFWPPNGIPHGLYRDCIYRRTISSYSFHIIGFVRAILFVLQLMIGASITALSAGGQNDTAITILAASNTVIAGLLALLHNSGIPDRYRYDKSEFQKVEDHIREVLATGIVRADQSVQEAIAKCYDRFEHARRTVEANMPSAYSPSSSGTPPSRRGSQQHQPLPPMPMPMPIPARAPTTVASTPIHTRAATEPITPPRKKSLNAEAAHEEKGPTISKSSE; encoded by the coding sequence ATGGCGGATGTTGACTCAACCGTCCAACAGACATCGATGGACCCTAATCAGAATTTCGGACACTACATGAACGCGGCAGATCAGAGCAGCAGGGAGAATGGCGCCGCTCAGAAGAAAAATAAGAATGTTAAATACCGCTTCTTATCGCCTACAGAATGGGCCATCCTAGCTCGGGGAGTTGGCGGAATCAAGGATATAGAGGATAACAAACCTGTTCATCCGACCAGTAGATTTTGGCCCCCAAACGGCATTCCTCATGGCCTCTATCGCGACTGCATCTACCGTCGTACCATTTCATCCTACTCATTTCACATAATCGGCTTCGTTCGTGCAATCCTTTTTGTTCTGCAGTTGATGATTGGTGCTAGCATTACAGCTCTCAGCGCTGGAGGCCAAAATGATACAGCCATCACTATTCTCGCTGCGTCCAACACAGTCATCGCGGGGCTGCTGGCTCTGTTGCACAACAGCGGTATTCCCGACCGATACAGATACGATAAGTCCGAGTTTCAAAAGGTCGAAGATCACATTAGAGAAGTTCTCGCCACGGGTATTGTACGTGCGGACCAGTCGGTCCAAGAGGCTATCGCTAAGTGCTACGATCGTTTCGAACACGCCAGACGAACTGTTGAAGCCAATATGCCCTCGGCTTATTCCCCAAGTTCATCAGGAACACCGCCTTCACGACGCGGATCCCAACAACATCAGCCACTACCGCCGATGCCGATGCCTATGCCGATACCAGCACGAGCACCGACGACAGTGGCATCAACACCGATACACACGAGGGCAGCAACAGAACCTATCACACCGCCCAGGAAGAAGTCACTAAATGCTGAAGCAGCCCACGAAGAAAAGGGTCCAACCATCAGCAAGTCTAGCGAATGA
- a CDS encoding hypothetical protein (EggNog:ENOG41) — protein MCGHVNTIVNHISAIHSKDTICVLKDLPNNEEWLAIPNDVPNITEDSEDSYWPNLEASIDNDKIKFKDVSIECVVCRTDVTIFPKDHVVDEEVGESHRAVILPCGHIFGASCVKQYFDMKTEQRQPASCIKCRAACYHPACGHPFYGEPVPCSIPRMAFTPHVVGKGGSIDERCRFCTIQKVGLDILLEVKRAPDRPKTVDEFLGVVLKIDGKSYTDKACADGLRRGSLERVYFPSSVADLMEGYLDRLEEKEDGQDYWMSGRLGQFGVELYVHKQQD, from the coding sequence atgtgTGGACACGTCAACACCATAGTCAACCACATCTCCGCCATCCACTCCAAGGACACAATATGTGTTCTTAAAGACCTCCCTAATAACGAAGAGTGGCTTGCTATCCCTAATGATGTCCCAAATATCACAGAGGACTCGGAGGATAGCTACTGGCCAAACCTAGAGGCCAGTATTGATAACGATaagatcaagttcaaggacgTCTCCATCGAGTGCGTCGTCTGCCGGACCGACGTGACGATCTTCCCGAAAGATCATGTCGTCGACGAAGAAGTTGGCGAGAGCCACAGGGCCGTCATCCTCCCCTGCGGCCACATCTTTGGCGCCTCGTGCGTCAAGCAGTACTTCGACATGAAGACTGAGCAGCGACAGCCCGCGTCCTGCATCAAGTGTCGGGCCGCGTGCTACCACCCTGCCTGCGGACATCCCTTCTACGGGGAGCCCGTGCCTTGTAGTATACCTCGCATGGCGTTCACCCCGCATGTCGTGGGCAAGGGTGGTAGCATCGACGAGCGGTGCAGGTTTTGCACCATCCAAAAAGTAGGGCTTGACATCCTTCTTGAGGTCAAGCGGGCACCAGACCGCCCCAAGACTGTGGACGAATTCTTGGGCGTTGTCCTCAAGATCGATGGTAAGTCCTATACGGACAAAGCTTGTGCCGATGGGCTTCGCCGCGGGTCCCTGGAGCGGGTGTACTTCCCCTCCTCGGTGGCCGACCTCATGGAAGGCTACCTAGACCGActggaggagaaagaagacgGCCAAGATTACTGGATGAGTGGTCGCCTCGGCCAGTTCGGGGTCGAGCTATATGTCCACAAACAACAGGACTAG